From one Streptomyces sp. N50 genomic stretch:
- a CDS encoding S8 family serine peptidase, producing the protein MCAALGAFAVMSSGLAPSAVAADVQSKQWYLDAMDATGMWKVSTGKGVKVAVIDSGVNPETPSLRGQVLVDEVPKAVAYHATKDLMGHGTSMAELIAGTGAGGGLKGLAPGAKIVPYRVQGDELKGEELTKSPAVAEAVRAAADTDAKIINMSVGSPYIYPDEEAAMKYAYSKGKLLFAAVGNDGDKKNPINYPAAYPYVVGVSAADKNGKVGSFSTYGNYVDMAAPGLDVPYWCDATFRSYCQEQGTSMASAIASASAALIWSAHPNWTANQVLRTLIDTAGRDWPKSKPSNYLGYGLIRPRKVLESNSISPGAADTDPLSVENGTGVTGAPSPSTAPSPKAPNPTSGGQTSAAASTSDSSGNTTLWLALGAAAAVVVLGGGAFAVARSRRGA; encoded by the coding sequence GTGTGCGCCGCACTCGGTGCCTTCGCCGTCATGTCTTCAGGGCTGGCTCCGAGCGCGGTTGCTGCCGACGTCCAGTCGAAGCAGTGGTACTTGGACGCGATGGACGCTACCGGGATGTGGAAGGTAAGCACTGGCAAGGGCGTGAAGGTGGCCGTCATCGACTCAGGGGTCAACCCTGAGACCCCTTCTCTGAGGGGCCAGGTGCTCGTCGACGAGGTACCGAAAGCCGTCGCTTACCACGCCACCAAAGATCTCATGGGGCACGGAACGAGCATGGCGGAACTTATCGCCGGAACTGGGGCTGGCGGCGGTCTGAAGGGCCTCGCTCCGGGCGCGAAGATTGTGCCGTACCGGGTCCAGGGCGACGAGTTGAAGGGCGAAGAGCTTACAAAGTCGCCGGCGGTAGCGGAAGCGGTGAGGGCCGCGGCTGACACGGACGCCAAAATCATCAACATGTCCGTCGGTAGCCCCTATATCTATCCCGACGAAGAGGCAGCAATGAAGTACGCCTACTCCAAGGGAAAGTTGTTGTTCGCTGCCGTCGGAAATGACGGGGACAAGAAGAACCCCATCAACTACCCGGCTGCCTACCCTTATGTGGTCGGAGTGTCTGCGGCAGACAAGAATGGCAAGGTCGGATCGTTCTCGACGTACGGCAATTATGTCGATATGGCCGCTCCCGGGCTCGACGTGCCGTACTGGTGTGACGCAACGTTCCGCTCGTACTGTCAAGAACAAGGAACGAGCATGGCCTCTGCCATCGCCTCTGCCTCCGCCGCCCTGATCTGGTCGGCCCACCCCAACTGGACGGCCAATCAGGTCCTCCGCACCCTCATCGACACCGCAGGCAGGGACTGGCCGAAAAGCAAGCCGAGTAACTACCTCGGCTACGGCCTGATCCGGCCCCGCAAGGTGCTGGAGAGCAACAGCATCAGTCCGGGCGCGGCCGACACAGACCCTCTCAGTGTCGAGAACGGAACCGGAGTCACCGGGGCCCCCTCTCCCTCCACCGCACCCTCGCCCAAAGCCCCCAACCCCACATCAGGCGGCCAGACTTCCGCCGCGGCATCGACCTCCGACTCGTCCGGCAACACCACCCTGTGGCTCGCTCTCGGCGCCGCAGCGGCCGTAGTCGTGCTCGGCGGTGGGGCCTTCGCGGTGGCCCGTTCGCGGCGAGGCGCATGA
- the mycP gene encoding type VII secretion-associated serine protease mycosin, which yields MPYKTSPRPLRAIAAMASAAATLAVSTVVLAPPAAADDSFSDQCTFPNKEYPGRPWALQRVLLDELWNQSKGKGVRVAVIDTGVDVKNPQLTHAVDVKSGRNLLPRNLKDSNGDKIARGSENGTTDTVGHGTKVAGIIAARPISGTGFVGLAPEATIIPIQQNDADGHGTAKTLTDAINYAIQAKADVINISQDTSNAVKPDPSLESAIDAALSRKIVVVASAGNDGQGGNVKKTYPASFPGVLAVAASDRNNERASFSQSGDFVGVAAPGVDMISTVPKGGHCSDNGTSFSAPYVAGVAALIKAKHPDWTAREVVAQIEQTAERTIAGHDRLVGWGVVDPVRALTEDDHPIESPDPQDGLTKAQAPSPAKLQLGETADEHDARLATYVALGAAVLVAGLGGTAVATRDARKRARRVAGLD from the coding sequence ATGCCGTACAAGACTTCCCCGCGCCCCCTGCGCGCGATCGCGGCCATGGCCTCCGCGGCCGCGACCCTGGCCGTGTCCACCGTCGTGCTCGCGCCCCCCGCGGCGGCGGACGACAGCTTCTCGGACCAGTGCACGTTCCCCAACAAGGAGTACCCGGGCCGCCCTTGGGCCCTGCAACGCGTCCTCCTGGACGAGCTGTGGAACCAGTCCAAGGGCAAGGGTGTCCGGGTGGCGGTGATCGACACCGGCGTGGACGTGAAGAACCCCCAGCTCACCCACGCGGTGGACGTGAAGAGCGGCCGTAACCTCCTGCCCAGGAACCTCAAGGACAGCAACGGCGACAAGATCGCGCGGGGCAGCGAGAACGGCACGACCGACACCGTGGGACACGGCACCAAGGTCGCCGGCATCATCGCCGCCCGTCCGATCAGCGGCACCGGTTTCGTGGGCCTGGCCCCCGAGGCGACCATCATCCCGATCCAGCAGAACGACGCGGACGGCCACGGCACGGCGAAGACGCTCACGGACGCGATCAACTACGCGATCCAGGCCAAGGCCGACGTCATCAACATCTCCCAGGACACGTCGAACGCGGTGAAGCCCGACCCCTCCCTGGAGTCGGCGATCGACGCGGCACTGTCGAGGAAGATCGTGGTGGTGGCGTCGGCGGGCAACGACGGCCAGGGCGGCAACGTCAAGAAGACGTACCCGGCGTCCTTCCCGGGCGTCCTCGCGGTCGCGGCCTCCGACCGCAACAACGAACGGGCGTCCTTCTCCCAGTCCGGCGACTTCGTCGGCGTCGCGGCACCCGGCGTCGACATGATCTCCACCGTCCCCAAGGGCGGTCACTGCTCCGACAACGGTACGAGTTTCTCGGCGCCGTACGTCGCCGGTGTCGCCGCGCTGATCAAGGCGAAGCACCCGGACTGGACCGCCCGCGAGGTCGTCGCCCAGATCGAGCAGACCGCCGAGCGCACCATCGCCGGCCACGACCGCCTCGTCGGCTGGGGCGTCGTCGACCCGGTCCGCGCCCTCACGGAGGACGACCACCCGATCGAGTCCCCCGACCCCCAGGACGGCCTCACCAAGGCCCAGGCCCCGTCCCCCGCGAAGCTCCAACTCGGCGAGACCGCCGACGAACACGACGCCCGCCTCGCGACCTACGTCGCCCTGGGCGCGGCCGTGCTGGTGGCGGGACTCGGCGGCACGGCGGTGGCGACACGGGACGCGCGCAAGCGGGCGCGGCGGGTGGCGGGGCTGGACTGA
- a CDS encoding WXG100 family type VII secretion target, whose protein sequence is MADGRKLDDAHVQKLQTNVIDRYENVKKHLQKLQGCIDMIEANWTGHGANAFKTKQHEINDHMVGIGRMLDDFLNGIHLTKQDKDKLEDELHSTISSIEVDAGAKTSALNLY, encoded by the coding sequence ATGGCTGACGGCCGCAAGCTTGATGACGCACATGTACAAAAGCTCCAGACGAACGTCATCGACAGGTACGAGAACGTCAAGAAGCACCTGCAGAAGCTCCAGGGCTGCATCGACATGATCGAGGCGAACTGGACGGGGCACGGTGCCAACGCCTTCAAGACCAAGCAGCACGAGATCAACGACCACATGGTCGGCATCGGCCGCATGCTCGACGACTTCCTGAACGGAATTCACCTCACCAAGCAGGACAAGGACAAGTTGGAGGACGAACTCCACTCCACGATCTCCAGCATCGAAGTGGACGCCGGTGCGAAGACCTCGGCGCTCAACCTCTACTGA
- the eccB gene encoding type VII secretion protein EccB yields MASRRDQLNAYTFAKRRMLASFVQSSPDGSEEGAPRPLRGVVPGVIVGVVVMAVFGAWGMFKPTAPEGWDTPKSKVIIASKSTTRYVVLTTDGKTQLHPVLNMASAKLLLNAGQGEVVTVDESVLDGGKIPHGVTVGIPYAPDRLPSASEAGAEKRWAVCERPSAGGGSIQKAALVLAERDMKRTEGKQRLRGGELLYVVDPDKNRYVVDASGTAYPVDKGDELLLRAVVGSGRVPERVSPEWLATLHQGDPIDFPSIGATPGTAAGAPGELDASTNKVGMVLTASDASGEHYYVVLPGKVAQVSAFVAQLLLSSKDLAPLGQAGHATGVSAGEITPEGTFGAEHRWPTKEPKAVNEASDASGSRSTICNVLQKVGAKGATTLTTWAGTDFPAPLPTDSTSAYVTPGSGQLFRQFQGEETKAGPVFLVTDTGLRYVLQSNADSATNDSGIGTTAKERQQEQQEAEQAQIRLGYADVDPAPIPASWSEFLPTGPRLSTAAARQPQGS; encoded by the coding sequence ATGGCATCTCGGCGGGACCAGCTCAACGCCTACACCTTCGCGAAGCGGCGCATGCTGGCGTCCTTCGTGCAGTCGTCCCCGGACGGTTCGGAGGAGGGGGCGCCGCGGCCGCTGCGCGGAGTGGTGCCGGGCGTCATCGTGGGCGTGGTCGTCATGGCGGTCTTCGGCGCCTGGGGCATGTTCAAACCGACCGCGCCCGAGGGCTGGGACACCCCCAAGTCGAAGGTGATCATCGCCAGCAAGTCGACCACCCGCTACGTCGTCCTGACGACCGACGGCAAGACCCAGCTGCATCCCGTCCTCAACATGGCGTCCGCGAAGCTGCTGCTCAACGCCGGCCAGGGCGAGGTCGTCACCGTCGACGAGTCGGTCCTCGACGGCGGCAAGATCCCGCACGGCGTCACCGTCGGCATCCCGTACGCCCCCGACCGTCTTCCCTCGGCGAGCGAGGCGGGCGCCGAGAAGCGCTGGGCGGTGTGCGAGCGCCCGAGCGCGGGCGGCGGTTCCATCCAGAAGGCGGCGCTGGTCCTCGCCGAGCGCGACATGAAGAGGACCGAGGGCAAGCAGCGGCTGCGGGGCGGAGAGCTCCTCTACGTGGTGGACCCGGACAAGAACCGCTACGTGGTGGACGCGAGCGGCACGGCGTACCCCGTGGACAAGGGCGACGAGCTGCTGCTGCGCGCCGTCGTCGGCTCCGGCCGTGTGCCCGAGCGCGTCTCCCCGGAGTGGCTGGCCACCCTGCACCAGGGCGACCCGATCGACTTCCCGAGCATCGGCGCCACACCCGGTACGGCCGCCGGCGCCCCGGGTGAGCTGGACGCGTCGACCAACAAGGTGGGCATGGTGCTCACGGCGTCCGACGCCAGCGGTGAGCACTACTACGTAGTGCTTCCTGGCAAGGTCGCGCAGGTCTCCGCCTTCGTCGCCCAACTCCTGCTGTCCAGCAAGGACTTGGCCCCGCTCGGCCAGGCCGGTCACGCCACCGGGGTGAGCGCGGGCGAGATCACCCCGGAGGGGACCTTCGGCGCCGAGCACCGCTGGCCCACCAAGGAGCCCAAGGCCGTCAACGAGGCCTCGGACGCGTCCGGCAGCCGCAGCACGATCTGCAACGTCCTGCAGAAGGTCGGCGCCAAGGGCGCCACCACCCTGACGACCTGGGCGGGCACCGACTTCCCCGCCCCGCTCCCCACCGACTCCACCAGCGCCTACGTCACGCCCGGCTCAGGGCAGCTCTTCCGCCAGTTCCAGGGCGAGGAGACCAAGGCCGGCCCCGTCTTCCTGGTCACCGACACGGGCCTGCGGTACGTCCTGCAGTCCAACGCCGACAGCGCCACGAACGACTCGGGCATCGGTACGACGGCCAAGGAACGCCAGCAGGAGCAGCAGGAGGCCGAACAGGCCCAGATCCGGCTCGGCTACGCCGACGTCGACCCGGCGCCGATCCCCGCCTCCTGGTCCGAGTTCCTGCCCACGGGCCCCCGCCTGTCGACGGCGGCGGCACGTCAACCGCAGGGTTCGTAG
- the eccE gene encoding type VII secretion protein EccE, translating to MASGTRTRSRDRSRTRGSGTPGPGSAQPPSAAGTPSQSSGGLHLRTRRGQGGAFRLQRLVLLEIAAAVLLVGWAIDPMALVPAGIVAVALVLLAFVRRRGRSLPEWLGTARALKARQKSAATAETPPGTEPGLAPALECDPTLRTYSYGGRDRRPIGLVGDGTFVTAVVQVEADVTALRADRGRHPLPLSLVRDALEVDGIRLESAQLVLHTQPAPALHLPQHSVAVTNYAPLQEQTGAPAVRITWIALKLDPEQCLEAVAARGGGLTGTQKCVVRVADHLASRLTGAGFRTTILSEEELTAALATSACANPLVTAEAGRTETRERRTEESSRSWRCDNRRHTTYWIRRWPQLGGRGPSLPQLIALLTATPALATTFSLTLARGERQEVSMSGHLRVTGRSDDELVAARHALEGAARHTGLALARLDREQLPGVLATLPLGGAR from the coding sequence ATGGCTTCCGGAACACGGACACGGTCTCGTGACCGGTCGCGGACGAGAGGCTCCGGGACGCCCGGGCCGGGGTCCGCGCAGCCGCCGTCAGCGGCGGGCACACCGTCCCAGAGCTCAGGCGGACTTCATCTCAGGACGCGCCGCGGACAGGGCGGGGCATTCCGGTTGCAACGGCTCGTCCTGCTGGAGATCGCGGCGGCCGTCCTCCTCGTCGGCTGGGCGATCGACCCCATGGCACTGGTGCCCGCGGGCATCGTCGCCGTGGCGCTCGTGCTGCTCGCCTTCGTCCGTCGGCGCGGCCGCTCCCTGCCCGAATGGCTGGGCACCGCGCGGGCGTTGAAGGCACGCCAGAAGAGCGCCGCCACCGCGGAGACACCGCCGGGCACCGAGCCCGGTCTCGCACCGGCCCTGGAGTGCGACCCCACCCTGAGGACGTATTCGTACGGCGGCCGGGACCGGCGTCCCATCGGGCTGGTCGGGGACGGCACCTTCGTGACCGCCGTCGTGCAGGTCGAGGCCGATGTCACCGCGCTGCGGGCCGACCGCGGCCGGCATCCGCTGCCGCTCTCACTGGTGCGGGACGCGCTCGAAGTGGACGGCATCCGGCTGGAGTCGGCGCAGCTCGTGCTGCACACCCAGCCCGCGCCCGCGCTGCACCTGCCCCAGCACTCCGTGGCCGTCACCAACTACGCACCGCTGCAGGAGCAGACCGGCGCCCCGGCGGTGCGCATCACCTGGATCGCGCTGAAGCTCGACCCCGAGCAGTGCCTGGAGGCCGTGGCCGCCCGGGGCGGCGGGCTCACCGGAACGCAGAAGTGCGTCGTGCGCGTCGCCGACCATCTCGCGAGCCGCCTCACCGGTGCCGGTTTCCGCACGACGATCCTCAGCGAGGAGGAGCTGACCGCGGCCCTCGCCACCTCCGCCTGCGCGAACCCCCTGGTGACGGCGGAGGCCGGACGGACCGAGACGCGGGAGCGCCGGACCGAGGAGTCCAGCCGCAGTTGGCGCTGCGACAACCGCAGACACACGACCTACTGGATCCGCCGCTGGCCCCAACTGGGCGGCCGCGGCCCGTCGTTGCCGCAGCTGATCGCCCTGCTCACGGCCACACCGGCGCTCGCCACGACGTTCAGCCTCACGCTCGCGCGCGGCGAGCGCCAGGAGGTGTCGATGAGCGGGCACCTTCGGGTGACGGGCCGCAGCGACGACGAACTGGTCGCGGCGCGGCACGCGTTGGAGGGCGCGGCACGGCACACGGGCCTGGCCCTGGCCCGCCTCGACCGCGAGCAGCTCCCGGGTGTGCTCGCCACGCTGCCCCTCGGAGGTGCCCGATGA
- a CDS encoding SCO5717 family growth-regulating ATPase gives MSSDRDGIRGGWATPGDDQPDDESAIEMTGEFTIDYAPPAWYTQNSSGGATGASAQASPPPTPASGTAMPPPPPAPPVGPAFPVPAPPDHSGFQPGWAPAAAVPPPAAPVEEEPENGDLVSGSTMRISSAALKREITERGTETPAAPEQTAAETPAAPAAAPAPAAAPAPAPAPAPAPAEGSAEGAGDAEPGSGKPEFEGEVPENGGTESTDAAEASTQAEDGAVADTGTGDSTESANSANDTDGESTDSTPASTAAPDTDPTADPADAPADDTAGDMADAPEHEPSSVDTTPATPEADSPQAADPATGATADVQADVQEAPPAWAPPPAPQSGVPPLPPSYQPAAPAPADQWPAQPHPQAQPPSVDPATPQPPVPQQPVAAPAQPPSPPQQQPPFQPQPPQPAPAAWDAPLAPTPQGPAPTAGPTGYGFPPPTPPAPAPNQQSGYGFPPPQAPAQQPQPAPNTPNAPDQQGSYGFPPAPAQPSPPNQQGGGYGFPLPPAQQAQPTPAPPNQQGGYGFPQAPAPQGPPAPNAPDQQGSQGFPQEPAPQGPPAPHAPDQQSGYGFPPAPAPQGPPTPNAPDQQGSYGFPQGPAQQGPPTPQSGYGFPPAPPGPAQQAQPEGPQPPHAPQPHPHPQSQPPAQPPVDPRTGAAWPQPIRHDQRQPTNPGAAPLGYTAAVELSSDRLLSNKKQKAKSGRPGAAPSRFKLGGKKEEAERQRKLELIRTPVLSCYRIAVISLKGGVGKTTTTTALGSTLATERQDKILAIDANPDAGTLGRRVRRETGATIRDLVQAIPYLNSYMDIRRFTSQAASGLEIIANDVDPAVSTTFNDEDYRRALDVLGKQYPIILTDSGTGLLYSAMRGVLDLADQLIIISTPSVDGASSASTTLDWLSAHGYADLVSRSLTVISGVRETGKTIKVEDIVSHFETRCRGVVVVPFDEHLAAGAEVDLDMMRPKVRESYFNLAALVAEDFVRHQQMHGLWTSDGNPPPVLAPPMPGQQGYPGYPGQPGQQGYPGQQQYPGQQAPGQPGPYPQQQQQHQPQPQPPHPGQQLYGQQPYPQQGQPPAQQPAPPYPQHPGYGRPDGDQAPPPPPPSAPPQQ, from the coding sequence GTGAGCAGCGATCGGGACGGGATCCGCGGGGGCTGGGCCACGCCCGGCGATGACCAGCCCGACGACGAGTCCGCCATCGAGATGACGGGCGAGTTCACGATCGACTACGCGCCGCCGGCCTGGTACACGCAGAACTCGTCCGGCGGCGCGACGGGCGCGTCCGCGCAGGCCTCACCGCCGCCGACCCCGGCGAGCGGCACGGCGATGCCTCCCCCGCCTCCGGCGCCCCCGGTCGGCCCCGCGTTCCCGGTGCCCGCACCGCCGGACCACTCCGGCTTCCAGCCCGGCTGGGCACCCGCGGCCGCGGTTCCGCCGCCCGCGGCCCCCGTCGAGGAGGAGCCTGAGAACGGCGACCTCGTGAGCGGGTCGACGATGCGGATCTCTTCCGCCGCGCTGAAGCGGGAGATCACGGAGCGGGGTACGGAGACGCCGGCCGCCCCTGAGCAGACCGCTGCGGAAACCCCGGCGGCTCCGGCTGCGGCTCCGGCTCCGGCTGCGGCTCCGGCTCCGGCTCCGGCTCCGGCTCCGGCTCCGGCCGAGGGTTCCGCCGAAGGCGCCGGTGACGCGGAACCGGGTTCCGGGAAGCCGGAGTTCGAGGGCGAGGTCCCGGAGAACGGTGGCACCGAGAGCACCGACGCCGCCGAGGCGAGCACTCAGGCCGAGGACGGCGCAGTCGCCGACACGGGCACCGGGGACTCCACGGAATCCGCGAACTCCGCGAACGACACCGACGGCGAGAGCACCGACAGCACTCCCGCCTCTACGGCGGCCCCCGACACGGACCCCACCGCAGACCCGGCCGACGCCCCGGCGGATGACACGGCCGGTGACATGGCCGACGCCCCGGAGCACGAGCCGAGCAGCGTCGACACCACACCGGCCACACCCGAGGCCGACTCCCCCCAGGCCGCCGACCCGGCGACGGGCGCCACTGCGGACGTACAGGCTGACGTACAGGAGGCCCCGCCCGCCTGGGCTCCCCCGCCGGCCCCGCAGAGCGGCGTCCCGCCGCTGCCGCCCTCCTACCAGCCCGCCGCCCCGGCCCCGGCCGACCAGTGGCCCGCGCAGCCCCACCCCCAGGCTCAGCCCCCGTCGGTGGACCCCGCCACGCCCCAGCCGCCCGTACCGCAGCAGCCGGTCGCGGCCCCGGCCCAGCCGCCGTCGCCGCCCCAGCAGCAGCCTCCGTTCCAGCCGCAGCCACCGCAGCCGGCACCCGCGGCCTGGGACGCACCGCTGGCGCCGACCCCGCAGGGCCCGGCGCCCACGGCGGGCCCCACCGGTTACGGCTTCCCGCCCCCCACACCCCCGGCCCCCGCACCGAACCAGCAGAGCGGCTACGGCTTCCCGCCCCCACAGGCACCGGCCCAGCAGCCCCAGCCCGCCCCGAACACCCCCAACGCACCGGACCAGCAGGGCAGTTACGGCTTCCCCCCTGCGCCGGCACAGCCGAGCCCGCCGAACCAGCAAGGCGGCGGCTACGGCTTCCCGCTCCCGCCCGCGCAGCAGGCCCAGCCGACCCCGGCACCCCCGAACCAACAGGGCGGCTACGGCTTCCCTCAGGCACCGGCACCACAGGGCCCGCCCGCCCCCAACGCACCCGACCAACAAGGCAGCCAAGGCTTCCCCCAGGAACCGGCCCCGCAGGGCCCGCCCGCTCCCCACGCACCGGACCAGCAGAGCGGCTACGGCTTCCCTCCGGCGCCCGCCCCGCAGGGCCCGCCCACCCCCAACGCACCGGACCAACAAGGCAGTTACGGCTTCCCCCAGGGACCGGCACAGCAAGGCCCGCCCACCCCCCAGAGCGGCTACGGCTTCCCCCCTGCGCCCCCCGGCCCCGCGCAGCAGGCCCAGCCCGAGGGACCGCAGCCCCCGCACGCGCCCCAGCCGCATCCGCACCCCCAGTCCCAGCCCCCCGCCCAACCCCCGGTGGACCCCCGCACCGGTGCCGCCTGGCCGCAGCCCATCCGGCACGACCAGCGGCAGCCGACCAACCCCGGTGCCGCGCCGCTCGGTTACACCGCGGCCGTGGAGCTGTCGTCGGACCGGCTGCTCAGCAACAAGAAGCAGAAGGCGAAGAGCGGCCGGCCCGGTGCCGCCCCCTCGCGGTTCAAGCTCGGCGGCAAGAAGGAAGAGGCCGAGCGGCAGCGGAAGTTGGAGCTGATCCGGACGCCGGTGCTGTCGTGCTACCGGATCGCGGTGATCAGCCTCAAGGGCGGTGTCGGCAAGACCACGACCACCACCGCGCTGGGCTCCACCCTCGCCACCGAGCGCCAGGACAAGATCCTCGCGATCGACGCCAACCCGGACGCCGGCACCCTCGGCCGCCGCGTGCGCCGTGAGACCGGCGCGACCATCCGCGACCTGGTCCAGGCGATCCCGTACCTCAACTCGTACATGGACATCCGCCGGTTCACCTCCCAGGCGGCCTCCGGCCTGGAGATCATCGCCAACGACGTCGACCCGGCCGTCTCCACCACCTTCAACGACGAGGACTACCGGCGCGCGCTCGACGTCCTGGGCAAGCAGTACCCGATCATCCTCACCGACTCCGGTACCGGTCTGCTCTACAGCGCGATGCGCGGTGTGCTGGACCTCGCCGACCAGCTCATCATCATCTCGACGCCGTCCGTGGACGGTGCGAGCAGCGCGAGTACGACGCTGGACTGGCTGTCGGCGCACGGCTACGCCGACCTGGTCTCACGCTCGCTCACGGTCATCTCCGGTGTCCGGGAGACCGGCAAGACGATCAAGGTGGAGGACATCGTCAGCCACTTCGAGACGCGCTGCCGGGGTGTCGTGGTCGTGCCGTTCGACGAGCATCTCGCCGCCGGCGCCGAGGTCGACCTCGACATGATGCGGCCGAAGGTCAGGGAGTCGTACTTCAACCTCGCGGCCCTGGTCGCCGAGGACTTCGTCCGCCACCAGCAGATGCACGGCCTGTGGACGAGCGACGGCAACCCTCCCCCTGTCCTGGCCCCGCCGATGCCGGGCCAGCAGGGATATCCGGGGTACCCGGGACAG
- a CDS encoding WXG100 family type VII secretion target gives MTGTPHMQDLAVKYGTLDALATELGNLAKQLESDLTALKKGVHDAAEGWAGDAYESFNRKSREWDGHTTAIHQALLSITQKVHQAGGDYRGGDKKAASFFE, from the coding sequence ATGACCGGCACGCCGCACATGCAGGATCTCGCCGTCAAGTACGGCACCCTGGACGCGCTCGCCACTGAACTCGGCAACCTGGCCAAGCAGTTGGAGAGCGACCTCACGGCGCTGAAGAAGGGCGTCCACGACGCGGCCGAGGGCTGGGCCGGTGACGCCTACGAATCCTTCAACCGGAAGTCGCGGGAGTGGGACGGCCACACCACCGCCATTCACCAGGCGCTGCTGTCCATCACACAGAAGGTGCACCAGGCCGGCGGCGACTACCGCGGCGGCGACAAGAAGGCGGCCAGCTTCTTCGAGTAG